The genome window AAACTCAACTAATTTGTTGAGCTGAGAAAGAGCATGCGAAAGATGGTAATTTGTACTGAGCATCCTATTTTGTACTATTTTGTACACTGTTGGGGATTGATAAACTGCGGATCCTATCACATAGTAATCTCCAAGAGTAGTAGTCTCGTTAGGCCCATTTCTGCGCTGTTTTCTAATAATCCACAAGTCTGGCTCTCgtacaagaacaaggatATATTCAATACCTTTCATCTTCATGAGTTCTCGCTCAAGCATCGCGTGTACAGGGTAGCGTTCCCAAATGGCAGTGCGGTCCGAAGGTGGAGCGGTCACAGTTCCACAGACAGAACTCCCATTAGAATCAGCACCAGGACTAGCACCTGAGGATCCAATTTGCCCATTTCCTCCTGCTTGTCCACCAAGAGGTATGTTACCACCAACAGGACCCTGTTGAGAaaactgctgctgcattTTCACAACCTGGTTATTAGATGTCTTTTCGAAAAATGGTGAACCACTGAAATACTCCAAAACATTATCTGTACGCAACCCAAAGGTCTGAATCCATTCAGGACTCTTCCACTGTAGTTCATCTAATGGAGGAAGTGACATTTCTCTGGGCTATTGTATGAAGGTTTTCCGATTATCCTTCTACTTTCTTCGTGCCAgctttgttgttgttttattcATAAAGGTTCTACTAATCTTGGCCTGCATGCTTTTAGATTAAacctttgttgaagaaaaaaaaaagatgagaaAAGTCAAAGCTTGATCATAAAGAATAACATTATGTACTGGATAGAGCAAAGAGAAAACGTTGCTTTGACATCACACAACTGCGGAGGGATATTTTTCAGTACATAAACTCCAACCTCGATATTTGCTAGTGATTTTCgaacagaaagaagaatgttTTCTCGCAGACTATTAAGTACAAGCGTGTTTTTGCAAGcttccaaaacttctttgagaaagaCGGTGAAGCCTACCGAAGATATTCCAGATGTATCAGCATTTTTGAGTAAgattggaagaaaatgtGATGAGTTTGCGGAAACATATGAAAACAAGTGGGAAAACCTTTTTGCCTGGGATGGGAAAgttttgaaggaaaagggCATTCCAGTACAACAGAGAAGATACATACTAAGCCAAGTTGAAAAGCTAAGAAAGGGTGAAGCTATTAAGGAGATaaagaagggaaagaaGTCATTCTTTGGTggtgaaagaaagagaaaggaaaCTATCGCAAAGTGGAGAGCAGAGCAAAGAAATGCTGCAGCCTAGTTATGTGTTCGAGGCATCAATTCCTTGTAAATAATATTAGATGTAAATAAGTGGATACATAAGTGTTGAAATAGTATGCTTCAACATTCTTGAAGTGCGTTCTTATGTGTAATAGTTGTTAAGGGTAGAATTAACAGCTAAAAACGCTTctaacttttctttcaaatcttgCGCTTCTCTATACATATCCTCATTACTTCTTGGATGACGTTCAACATCAGGTTTTGCCAATTCATTATTCAATGATAGTGCACTTCCCTCAATGTAAGCGGTACGTCTTTGATTCCAGTTAGATAATTGCTGCTCAAAGGTCCAGTTAGCTAGCTCTTCATATATTTTGTCTCCGATATTATTTAGCTTGTATCGTGGAAtaatgtgtgtgtgtagATGAGGAACCGTTTGCCCAGCTTCAGGTCCATCTTGGATTGCAATATTAATGGAATCAGCCTTAAACTCATGCGAAATGAATCGGTTTATTACCTGAACAGTTGCAAAAAAATCTTTATTCTCTTCAGGAGTTAGATCAGAAACTGAGATGCACTCACGTCGCAAGGGGACAACTAGGACGTGTCCTGGAACTAATGGTTTCAAGTTGACTAGGGCATAAGTgtgctttgttttcttaTATTAACATTGACCCTCATTTATTGATGTTAGTACTCTGTCAGAAAGTTGATAATAGCACAATAGACATACATAGAAAACTTGTTTGGTGACGTTGAACGAGCTAAAGAATACCGTTCCAGTAGTCATTGTTAATCAAAGTTTTGTGAAATGCTTTGAAGTGATTTGTTCTGATGTCTTAGTCTCCACCAATGTATTTTCACTGCCAGAATTTTGTCTGCTTAAAAACGCTTGATATGTCCATATGTTCCtaaaaatatatgtatggaagaaatcaagaagatctgcagttcaagaaagaaagacgAATGAAGGAGAGTTCTACTCAATAcgttatatatatactaccACTATTCTTATCCTCAAAACATGACACCAAATCACTTACATCATCATTATGAGAGTCCCATCCCAAGCGGGATGATATTCGCACAGTTTTAAGACAGGGAAGTCTGCCTTCGTATATAGCAATTGTGAGATCATCAGGATGGATTTTGAAAGTTTGACCCAGGTGACCACTACACTCAAGAATTAATGTTTTTAGTGGTCTTGGGTATGGTAACTGCGTGAAAAAATGTTCACTAAAGACCCATTTTGTGCAGTAATCTATCATTAATTGTAAAACTTTTAAGTTAGAACAGTACCGGAATACGTAGTCCAATGAATTATCTTTTAGTGCTGGCATTGGATAATGGAAATATAACTGCGTTAAGTTATCACCTATCTTTGCCAATACTGTATATATCGAGTGTTCGTTGATTTGTGGGCAGAATGAGAACTCTAATATCTTTATAGTGTTCGGGAAAACagtttcttgaacaaattcGTTACTAATTCCCCCACTAAGCTTCAAATATTGTAAGTTTGGCGGCCACTCAAATTCTTGATATCCCTCACATTCAATAGAGCTCCTAGGGAATGAAAGATGCGTTAATTCATGGAAATTCTTTATAGCAAGGAataattctttcaaattgACCGTCTCAGAAACAAGCCCTAGGTCAAGGTATTTTAAATGGTGACAGGATTTTAGACTGATCAAAGGTGCTATTCCAAAACTAGTTTGTGGCGCTGTAAATGAGACCAAATTTTTAGAGCAGCGTCgaagaatctttgaaacGTAGCTATTTTTACCACTTTGTATAATTGGTGATAAATCCAAATGTAATACGTGCTCACATGTTTTCCTCTTCCTGTCTCCTAAAACGGTATCAACAAACCTTGAAAAATTGCGACTAGTCAATACTGGCGTATGATACAATCTAGGAATGCACATAAGATACCAAGCTCTACAAACTAACAGAACATTAGTTTTAATATCTTGGACTTCCATCATTGAAATAATAATGCTGAACACTTCCAACGGGAGTTTCATACCACTATATTCTTTAGGGTCTATCGTAATAGTTTGGAGCGTAAACTGTTGTAGTGTATGTTTGTTACAAAGTTggttttcttccaaagtcAACTGCTTGAACTTCTCGTCAACGCATGTATCATTATTTATTTGTCCATCGCCAAAACCTTGTGTATGAGTAAAACCTACCCCACCAACATACTTCCGATATGGtggtttggttttcttAGGCCTTCTCTTATTAGCCATATCCTTGCTATTTATATTCAAGAGGGCAGGTAGTGCTGGCCTTTTATGCAGCTTTAAATTATGCGAAACATTTTCCTTTGTGATGAGTTAGTTCTTATTAATGTATAAGTTTAAGgaattttttattattttaaGACATGTGAAGGAAGAGTTTTAGGAGGAGGACAAGATCCTGTAATTTACCTTACCTGTTTTGGATATGGCTACTAacaatatataatatattcaCTAAATAAATTCAATTTAAACATTTGCCCACATTCcagctttttctttgatgtACTCGTAAAATAACTATTTATATTAGcattattatcaatattatatataaacttTCAGTACAATTTTATTGTATTCATAACTTTACCATAAACAATATAATGTAGacatacatatatgcaTCCGGAAATTGAGTCCGTACATATAAGTTAGAAAGTGTACCTATCATGGAGTATGAAGAGATACTCTTTGGCTTACAACCTTTGATAAATGCTCCAGATGCATCTAGTATATCTATTGAAGATGTGTTTTTACAAAGCTATCTTACCGTACTAGATCAACTTGCTGTACATCTTCGAGCCCCATCAAATAGAAATTTGATCCGGGAAACTGGACTTTTGACACAGCTTTTGAGAGTCCTATACTCGCTTTTAGACCATGCTTTTCATCAATCTCATTCCACTCAGCAATATCTTCAGTTGTCCTCAGAGTTCATACGATGTGTGGCAAATGCTTTGATTGACAACGATAAGAACCGTGAATTATTTTGGGATGGGGATTATaacaaaaagaatgaatTTATAGACTACTATGCTGGTAGGATATTTGGGCTTACCGACGATACTGAAAATACCATTTCATTACAATCTAGAACAGTCGTTTTAATTTCCAACTTGACTATGGATGACAAAATGCAGTATAAAAGAATTGCTCCTAAAATTCAACCGTCATTAATGAAGCTAATGATATCAATGAGGagcatttttttggaaGAGGAATATAATATGCTTGTTGGAATTTCTTTTGACCTTTTGTCTGAAACTATTGAGCAATATACGGACTTTTTGCCATTGAATTTTCTTGTTGGTCTCTCTCATATGATGTTTAATGTTTGCCAAAATATAATTAATGAAGATAATACAGATAAACCtgaaaataatgatgatgaggtgacagaagaagagttatTTTTACCGAACTTGGCTCAGAATATAGCACATTGTATTTTCATTGGCACTTGCTCAGAAAAATACAACTTTTCAGACGAAAAAGCTACCTCTTCCATTCAGCATAATCTTCTCAAATCATTGAATACACTTAATCAGAAGAATTTTGAGAATCAATTGATCACAAATAGAGagattctttcttctattgGAAATATATCAAGCAACCTATCATATACTAACGAGAAAGATATCCTAACTGCTATTGATATTGTGAAAAGTCAAAACGAGGACGAAAAATCACCATATGCTATTGCATCTGCACTTATAATTTTGTCAAACTATATATCGAATCCTGAAAAGGCAGATGAAATCAGGGGACTACTAGATTGCACTCTTATCATTAACTCttcaaatgtttttaaGGATCCTATCCAGTTCCAAGGTTTCCTTACGTTACTCAGGAAATTACTCAAGACTGATATTATAATGTTCACACCAAAACCCGAGCTAGAAAGATTAGCTGgaattcttgttctttgttatGATCAGTCGAAATACTATCAAGGTTTGAAACCTTTATTGGAAAAACTACTCGAAAAGCTACTTGCAATCAGcacttcaaaaacaatttctGACATGATCAAATCCTCAAGAAGATTTTATGAAGTAATCTCTGATGGAGGCATCATAGCTTCATGTCAGACTATAGACAAACTCTCCAAAGTACAAAAATCGATAGAACCACTACAATTAGATGAAACATTTTCGAAGATTTTGAATTATTataaagaagcaaaagcAGAAGATATGTTGAAAGATCCCTTATCTCTTTTCCATATTTTGAGATCAGTGGGTATCTATCTTACAGAACtgaatattcaaaaacaagacGTGATATTTGAAAACTTCTCAGATCAAATTATGAAATTACTTGAAGTATCTCTTTCCGTTAAGTCATCTGAGGATTCGGCTTCTAAAGCAGTGTGGAATAATGCAAGATACCTTGCTGGAATTGTGATTGCTTCCAAGTCAAATACTATCCAGGATACATTAAAGGACCTTGCAAGAAGATATTTCTAATTTTCAGATGATTTTACCCGCTAATGTTTGTAGATTTCATGTtagtcttttttttttttcttatttttgGGTTACCCTTTATAAAATTCATATATAATCAAAAATCTATATCTTTACCCTAAATCCAACAAATTGTAGAACTACTTCTGGTATATTTGGCGGCGTTCTTACATTGACCATGTTACATGGTCAAAGAGCTTTGGCATTGAAACGAGACGTTTTGTGAAGTTGTGGTTTCATGAGCCACTGGTATTTTGACCCCAATGAAACCGCGTAAAAATGAGTGCAAACTCCTTGGTCCTGTTTCCATCGCCATTCAGTTACTAATGGGGGTAATTGTAGTGTCGTCACTACTGTTAAAAAGACAATCTGAGCGTCCAAGGAGGACTTGGAGAGTATGGTGTTTCGATGTTGGGAAACAAATTCTAGGTGCAGTGAGTATACATTTTATGAATTTGCTTCTAAGTGTGCTCAAAGGCGGGGGGCTCTACGAGATTTTATTAGGTAAAGATAACGATGGCTCCTATACAGGAGACGAATGTGACTGGtattttttgaatcttCTAGTGGACACTACAGTGGGGATCCCAATTTTGTGGTGTTGTCTCACGTTTTATGAAAGCATTCTAAAGAGAATGGGAGTGAAGAACATCGAGAGTGGTAACTACTTCTCGGAATTAGACATACCGACCCCCAATAGGAGACGAGAACCCTCGTTAGCTGCATTCACAAAGCAACTGGCCGTCTTTATTGCAGGATTGATATCGATGAAGTGTTGTCTCTTTTTGATActtttgtattttgaaaatgtgGCAGAATGGTTTGCAAATTGGGTCCTTGGATGGTCTGACCCCTGGCCAAACCTACAAGTATTCTTAGTTATGTTTGTCTTCCCATTGCTTTTGAATTGCTTTCAGTGCTTTTGTGTGGATAGTATCATAAAACTGCCTTCAAATAGAATCAACATTCGGAATGCTGATAACTTTGATCAAGAACCACTTATAATAGGCAATCGCCCCccattcttttctgtttcaGATTCAAATAAGATTTACGGCTCAACTGCCTAATTTTGATACACCATTATTACGTTTTATTTACTCTTTTTAATACTCCCCTAATCTTACTGTGCCTACAGCATATGTGTCAAAACTGTTTGGGTAACTGGTATgcttttcctcttcaagATTCTGATTCGATGTACAAGAAAACATGCAAAAAATATCGTTATTATAAGGAAACAAGTAATAATAGAAGCCCAATGAAGGGTAATGCACCATTCCAGCGCAAAAAAACCTAAAACAAT of Kluyveromyces marxianus DMKU3-1042 DNA, complete genome, chromosome 3 contains these proteins:
- the BEM4 gene encoding Bem4p; the protein is MEYEEILFGLQPLINAPDASSISIEDVFLQSYLTVLDQLAVHLRAPSNRNLIRETGLLTQLLRVLYSLLDHAFHQSHSTQQYLQLSSEFIRCVANALIDNDKNRELFWDGDYNKKNEFIDYYAGRIFGLTDDTENTISLQSRTVVLISNLTMDDKMQYKRIAPKIQPSLMKLMISMRSIFLEEEYNMLVGISFDLLSETIEQYTDFLPLNFLVGLSHMMFNVCQNIINEDNTDKPENNDDEVTEEELFLPNLAQNIAHCIFIGTCSEKYNFSDEKATSSIQHNLLKSLNTLNQKNFENQLITNREILSSIGNISSNLSYTNEKDILTAIDIVKSQNEDEKSPYAIASALIILSNYISNPEKADEIRGLLDCTLIINSSNVFKDPIQFQGFLTLLRKLLKTDIIMFTPKPELERLAGILVLCYDQSKYYQGLKPLLEKLLEKLLAISTSKTISDMIKSSRRFYEVISDGGIIASCQTIDKLSKVQKSIEPLQLDETFSKILNYYKEAKAEDMLKDPLSLFHILRSVGIYLTELNIQKQDVIFENFSDQIMKLLEVSLSVKSSEDSASKAVWNNARYLAGIVIASKSNTIQDTLKDLARRYF
- the MED6 gene encoding mediator complex subunit MED6 — translated: MSLPPLDELQWKSPEWIQTFGLRTDNVLEYFSGSPFFEKTSNNQVVKMQQQFSQQGPVGGNIPLGGQAGGNGQIGSSGASPGADSNGSSVCGTVTAPPSDRTAIWERYPVHAMLERELMKMKGIEYILVLVREPDLWIIRKQRRNGPNETTTLGDYYVIGSAVYQSPTVYKIVQNRMLSTNYHLSHALSQLNKLVEFHPAQGASFMRSSDTIPTSVANNTTTGATTGHTIANTVSVPDTGMANTGTSGATAAATSIDPERRQDTINMEVMDKLMTTSIKANPVYI
- the PFU1 gene encoding Pfu1p, with product MANKRRPKKTKPPYRKYVGGVGFTHTQGFGDGQINNDTCVDEKFKQLTLEENQLCNKHTLQQFTLQTITIDPKEYSGMKLPLEVFSIIISMMEVQDIKTNVLLVCRAWYLMCIPRLYHTPVLTSRNFSRFVDTVLGDRKRKTCEHVLHLDLSPIIQSGKNSYVSKILRRCSKNLVSFTAPQTSFGIAPLISLKSCHHLKYLDLGLVSETVNLKELFLAIKNFHELTHLSFPRSSIECEGYQEFEWPPNLQYLKLSGGISNEFVQETVFPNTIKILEFSFCPQINEHSIYTVLAKIGDNLTQLYFHYPMPALKDNSLDYVFRYCSNLKVLQLMIDYCTKWVFSEHFFTQLPYPRPLKTLILECSGHLGQTFKIHPDDLTIAIYEGRLPCLKTVRISSRLGWDSHNDDVSDLVSCFEDKNSGSIYITY
- the FYV4 gene encoding mitochondrial 37S ribosomal protein mS41; amino-acid sequence: MFSRRLLSTSVFLQASKTSLRKTVKPTEDIPDVSAFLSKIGRKCDEFAETYENKWENLFAWDGKVLKEKGIPVQQRRYILSQVEKLRKGEAIKEIKKGKKSFFGGERKRKETIAKWRAEQRNAAA